A genomic segment from Bacteroidota bacterium encodes:
- a CDS encoding S8 family peptidase has translation MNERGERLVDLSLIYELKYTQTVALDKVMNALLAFGLFEYAEPHYIPKALYIPNDPQADSVSGAQYHLKNIRAYQGWDISKGDTNVVIGITDTGFDFTHEDLVDNVKLNYLDPLDNVDNDNDGYVDNYKGWDLGMMDNNPQFSNASPHGVFVSGCAGATTDNDTGIAGSGFKCKLLPIKISDDNGFLTMAYEGIVYAADHGCQIINCSWGGTGGSQFGQSIVDYATFNMNSLVMAAAGNNDLELVFYPSAYNNVINVGGSDSIDKKWDDPAVANHGSNYGIYLDVFAPGDELYSTWGGNTYLQGGTSGTSFACPIAAGVAGIIKSYYPSYSAKQIGEQLKVTCDNMDVLPQNAPYVGKLGYGRINLYRALTETNLPSIELSSYSITDNNDNALVLGDTARLSAIFTNYLAPASNVTATISSSSPFISILSNTSSLGSIPTLGTANNNGFPFTFKVLPNAPLNYKVILKVSIFNGVFTSIQYVEVVINVDYINVAINDVATSVTSTGRIGYSLINQDQGLGFTYLNSTSQLFEGSLMIGNSATQVSDMVRSTATTSDNDFVSLVLVQKVLPAVTSDFDLWGYFNDDLAGANKLNVGVRHDTYAWTSTPNRKYIIRKFTVYNNNVIPLSTLYTGLFADWDIQNASFNKADYDSVNKMGYSYSTQANPIYCGIKLLSPSPILVNSLDNVGGGAGGIDVTDGFTTAEKYQALSNNRLQAGNTSVNGNDVLQVVSAGPFSLAPDDSATVVFALLAGDNLLDLQTVAAAAQQKYDSLYSVGIAKNNGETSFMKLYPNPAKEILIVEIGTVLYESAKLEIVNLEGVVQKTYAITKSSNYGTKRIEVDLTELKSGMYFVNMKTATMSQTQKLIINKN, from the coding sequence GTGAATGAACGAGGTGAACGATTGGTAGATTTATCTTTGATTTATGAACTAAAGTACACACAAACAGTAGCGCTCGATAAAGTAATGAATGCGCTACTAGCATTTGGATTATTTGAATATGCCGAACCGCATTACATTCCCAAAGCATTGTATATTCCTAATGACCCACAGGCAGATTCTGTGAGTGGAGCACAGTATCATTTAAAAAATATTCGGGCTTATCAAGGTTGGGATATTAGTAAAGGCGATACCAATGTGGTGATAGGAATTACTGATACCGGTTTTGATTTTACACACGAAGATTTGGTTGACAATGTGAAATTAAATTATTTGGATCCGCTTGATAATGTTGACAACGACAACGATGGTTACGTGGATAATTATAAAGGATGGGATTTAGGAATGATGGATAATAATCCGCAATTCAGCAATGCATCTCCGCATGGTGTTTTTGTGAGTGGTTGCGCAGGAGCTACTACCGACAATGATACCGGAATTGCAGGAAGCGGTTTTAAATGTAAATTATTACCTATTAAAATTTCCGACGACAATGGATTTTTAACCATGGCTTATGAAGGAATTGTATATGCTGCTGATCATGGTTGTCAGATTATTAATTGCTCTTGGGGTGGAACCGGTGGTAGCCAATTTGGACAGAGCATTGTTGACTATGCTACGTTTAACATGAACTCGTTGGTGATGGCTGCGGCAGGAAATAACGATTTAGAATTAGTGTTTTATCCATCGGCTTACAACAATGTAATTAATGTTGGAGGATCGGACTCAATTGATAAAAAGTGGGACGATCCGGCAGTGGCCAATCATGGTTCAAACTATGGAATTTACTTGGATGTGTTTGCTCCGGGGGATGAATTGTACAGTACCTGGGGAGGAAATACCTATTTGCAAGGAGGTACCAGTGGAACTTCTTTTGCATGTCCCATTGCTGCTGGCGTAGCAGGAATTATTAAATCATATTATCCAAGCTATTCGGCCAAGCAAATTGGAGAACAGTTAAAAGTTACCTGCGACAACATGGATGTTTTACCTCAAAATGCGCCGTATGTTGGTAAACTGGGTTATGGGCGAATAAATTTGTATAGAGCGCTTACGGAAACCAATTTGCCTTCAATAGAATTGAGCAGTTATTCCATTACCGACAATAACGACAATGCTTTGGTGCTTGGTGATACTGCGCGCCTCAGTGCAATTTTTACAAATTATTTAGCTCCGGCTTCAAATGTAACTGCTACAATTAGCAGCAGTTCGCCTTTTATAAGTATACTTAGTAACACATCAAGTTTAGGTTCAATTCCAACCTTAGGAACTGCCAACAACAATGGATTTCCATTTACATTTAAAGTGCTTCCTAATGCTCCTTTGAATTATAAAGTGATTCTTAAAGTAAGTATTTTTAATGGGGTATTTACATCAATTCAATATGTTGAAGTGGTTATTAATGTTGATTACATTAATGTAGCAATTAACGATGTTGCAACTTCGGTTACCAGCACAGGCCGTATCGGTTATAGCTTGATTAATCAGGATCAAGGTTTAGGATTTACTTATTTAAACAGTACTTCGCAATTGTTTGAAGGTAGTTTAATGATTGGAAATTCGGCTACCCAAGTATCTGATATGGTGCGCAGCACAGCAACCACAAGCGACAATGATTTTGTTTCTTTGGTGCTTGTGCAAAAAGTATTGCCGGCAGTTACTTCCGACTTTGATTTATGGGGTTATTTTAACGATGATTTAGCAGGAGCAAATAAACTAAACGTTGGAGTACGTCACGATACCTATGCTTGGACTTCCACTCCTAACCGAAAATACATCATCCGAAAATTCACCGTTTATAACAATAATGTTATTCCTTTATCAACGCTTTATACCGGTTTGTTTGCCGATTGGGACATACAAAATGCCTCTTTTAACAAAGCCGATTACGACAGTGTTAACAAAATGGGTTACAGCTATAGTACCCAAGCCAATCCAATTTATTGTGGTATAAAATTACTTTCTCCTTCTCCAATTTTAGTTAATTCACTCGACAATGTTGGAGGTGGTGCAGGAGGTATTGATGTTACGGATGGCTTTACAACTGCTGAAAAATACCAAGCTTTAAGCAACAACCGCTTGCAAGCCGGGAATACTTCTGTTAATGGAAACGATGTGCTGCAGGTAGTTAGTGCAGGTCCTTTTTCATTGGCTCCCGACGATAGCGCAACAGTGGTATTTGCGCTTTTGGCTGGTGATAATTTACTCGATTTACAAACTGTAGCTGCTGCCGCTCAGCAAAAATATGATTCTCTTTATTCGGTTGGAATTGCTAAAAATAATGGTGAAACTAGCTTTATGAAACTCTATCCTAATCCCGCTAAGGAAATATTGATTGTTGAAATCGGCACTGTATTATATGAATCTGCCAAACTTGAAATTGTGAATTTGGAAGGTGTAGTGCAAAAAACATACGCTATCACAAAGTCTTCAAACTATGGCACTAAGCGAATTGAAGTAGATTTAACTGAGTTGAAAAGTGGGATGTATTTTGTGAACATGAAGACAGCAACAATGAGTCAAACACAAAAACTCATTATCAACAAAAATTAG
- a CDS encoding CotH kinase family protein, with protein sequence MNTQRYFAGVGLFILITVFQLKAQVVINEFSGANATVIADEKGDYPDWIELYNQGSTSVNLLKYALSDDPILPSKWRFPNLTMAPKAHLVIMADGATITKLVNHWETAIKSNDVWSYHLPTAASDTNWRNLSFSDISWSKGKGGLGYGDGDDSTIISTSRTVYLRKKITITDTAQLVNALFNIDYDDGFVAYLNGVEIARANIGAVGERPGYDELALSEHEAEMYQGGRPDSFLIENSILRKLLLQGSNVLAVEVHNASSFSTDLSAIPFLSFGVTRSNYVFPAPPTWFRNSYRDYLHCNFKLSKTGETIFLSDSNTTIIDQKYTGVMQTDVSYGRTTDGATSWCYFSEPTPDSSNSLAPCYAGISNLPVFSIDGGFYPSNRLLSLSASPANAIIRYTTDGSNPTLASPIYSSSLSIDTTQTVKARVYTPGFIPSLIVTNTYFIDEDFHLPVISLSTSPENLWNDTTGIYVLGNNASPNYPYKGANYWQDWEKPVSVEYYDKQKNKVIQFDAGFKINGNYSRTKPQKSFEVMLDNEYGISEFTYPLIPEKNSISSYNNFILRNAGTDWNKVHYRDGLMQRIMKNTYTGYLGYEPCDVFLNGRFWGVYEIRQNDNFTYVEKDFGYKKSEIDLLFEGGGLETKNGSDTGFFNIYNYALTANTSDSSFYERMNAAFDLQNYADYFIAETYYVNNDWIGDWSNNIKLWRPRVAGGKWKYILYDLDFGMGLYSSYTTDKLSELIAPVDDSYQSDLFNAMVANPTFKNYFINRYADLINTIYYPANVRKIAYQMRDSIAMDMPQQFARWGGSDSSWVQNIAGLINFTNKRPQRALNHIEGNFNLNGQVVLTLDAQPAGAGRIQISTIVPDSLPWKGTYFNGNPVSITAIPNPGYAFDHWGTNNSISAIDSTQSIRINFTSSDSVIAYFTGSSIIPHITFSEINYQSSDSLDAGDWVEFYNPDSVNIDMSGWKFRDNDDLHTFTFPLGTVIKANSHLVLAEDLAKFDAIYEPDQEHDHHGHSDEHHSHRTTPRHDSFELNYNSNVIGPLSFGFSNTGELLRLFDYHDSLHVSMTFSKLPPWPILPAGQGYTLESINNNPDLENGDNWFAGCIGGSPATFYTPAIANILADSIVTICEGDSAQLNATVGNAFKYQWIKNGQEINNANSTSITIADSGAYQVRINRIGCESISSTVKVKILPKPIAHIQSPSIAVVCEGSLLNLSADSVVGQNFSWYKNDTLFSLANAASISVADSGYYFVVVSDNSCFKKSQQIKVEEHVLPLAELSQDSSYSFCSGNFQLLHAPSVNGYSYQWMLNDSLLVGANDSTFAAYAEGEYSFITSANGCSKSSPNINIELYDLPKTFVEANDSLAFCYGGSGLLQAFNDSSYLYQWFKNDTLLVGADSSSLHVDVAGSYMLKVQNANCTVYDTVQVVFNSNPTPVIAGDSNLVLCAGTSYQLKVAQGISYTYQWMKDSTILAGATNYKYIVSDSGKYSVKVNLGACEGKSNTIQVTIHALPQSEIFASDTTSFCENESVYLFSLSNPEYTYQWYKNGSALMGQNDTGYTATQSGNYTLVTTDSLCLKSSNAISVAVKPLPNNSIVVSGSTHLCNGDSVLLSASSGINYSYQWYKNGAALGLNNAQLLLADSGIYSLQVELNNCFNYSDTFKITQNRALQAIVLSADTISICSGSTYIFTAQAPTGVAYLWYLNSQVIPFASDSIYQATSSGAYMVEVVDATCSARSSQKLLQHFAPILVSISSFTAVCEKDSAFELSGGMPAGGQYSGNGVNGSTFYPDSAGVGNNVIYYSVTDTNQCVATANSIIEVKDRVNTPLISQQFNQLQSSAASGNQWYLNDTLIPGATQTTYIPLQNGMYSVIVSDAQLCNSDPGYYSFISLGKEEFSNSNDFLLYPNPGNGLITLQLPKLYSGKLTVSVTNVLGELVFLQNEQVTSVLSKSIDLRSLNKGVYFIQVNTGIQNEPQKFIVK encoded by the coding sequence TTGAACACACAAAGATATTTTGCCGGCGTTGGACTTTTCATACTTATAACAGTATTTCAGTTAAAAGCACAAGTTGTAATTAATGAATTTTCAGGAGCAAATGCTACTGTAATTGCTGATGAAAAGGGAGATTACCCTGATTGGATAGAACTCTACAATCAAGGAAGCACCTCTGTAAATTTACTGAAGTATGCTTTAAGTGATGATCCCATCCTTCCAAGCAAATGGCGATTCCCAAACCTTACTATGGCCCCAAAGGCGCATTTGGTAATAATGGCCGATGGTGCAACTATAACCAAATTAGTGAACCATTGGGAAACTGCTATTAAATCGAACGATGTATGGAGTTATCATTTACCAACAGCTGCAAGCGATACCAATTGGCGAAACTTGTCGTTTAGCGATATCAGCTGGAGCAAAGGAAAAGGAGGTTTGGGTTATGGTGATGGAGATGACAGTACCATTATTTCAACTTCACGAACGGTTTATCTTCGTAAGAAAATAACAATTACCGATACTGCACAACTAGTAAATGCCTTATTTAATATTGATTACGATGATGGATTTGTGGCCTATTTAAATGGTGTTGAAATAGCTCGTGCGAACATAGGAGCAGTTGGAGAACGACCAGGTTATGATGAGCTTGCCCTTTCGGAGCACGAAGCTGAAATGTATCAAGGTGGACGTCCTGATTCTTTTTTAATTGAGAATTCTATTTTGCGAAAATTGTTGTTGCAGGGTAGTAATGTGCTAGCTGTTGAAGTGCACAATGCCTCTAGTTTTTCAACAGATTTGTCAGCAATTCCTTTTTTGTCGTTTGGGGTAACACGCAGTAATTATGTTTTTCCTGCTCCTCCAACTTGGTTCAGAAATTCATACCGAGATTATTTGCATTGCAATTTTAAGTTGAGTAAAACCGGTGAAACGATCTTTTTATCTGACTCCAACACAACAATTATTGATCAAAAATATACCGGTGTGATGCAAACGGATGTATCGTATGGACGTACTACTGATGGTGCAACATCCTGGTGTTACTTTTCAGAACCAACACCTGATAGCAGTAACAGTTTAGCTCCATGCTATGCAGGTATTTCAAATTTACCAGTGTTTTCAATTGATGGAGGATTTTATCCAAGTAATCGATTGTTGAGCTTATCGGCCTCACCTGCAAATGCCATAATTCGATACACAACGGATGGCTCTAATCCAACTTTAGCTTCTCCAATTTATAGTTCATCCTTATCCATCGACACTACACAAACTGTAAAGGCAAGGGTTTATACACCTGGATTTATACCGAGTTTGATAGTTACAAATACTTATTTTATTGATGAAGATTTTCATCTTCCAGTGATATCCTTGAGTACCAGTCCCGAAAATTTATGGAACGATACTACCGGAATTTATGTGTTAGGAAATAATGCTAGTCCGAATTATCCTTACAAGGGCGCAAACTATTGGCAAGATTGGGAAAAACCGGTAAGTGTTGAATATTACGACAAGCAAAAAAACAAGGTAATTCAGTTTGATGCTGGGTTTAAAATAAATGGAAATTATTCCCGCACCAAGCCGCAAAAAAGTTTCGAGGTGATGCTCGATAATGAATACGGCATTTCAGAGTTTACGTATCCTTTAATTCCTGAAAAGAATAGCATTTCGAGTTACAATAATTTTATATTACGCAACGCCGGTACCGATTGGAACAAGGTGCATTACCGCGATGGATTAATGCAGCGAATTATGAAGAATACCTATACAGGTTATTTAGGTTATGAGCCTTGTGATGTGTTTTTGAATGGACGTTTTTGGGGAGTGTATGAAATTCGTCAAAACGACAATTTTACCTACGTAGAAAAGGATTTTGGATACAAAAAATCGGAAATTGATTTGCTTTTTGAAGGTGGTGGTCTTGAAACTAAGAATGGCTCTGATACCGGATTTTTTAACATTTATAATTACGCATTAACAGCTAATACAAGTGATTCGAGCTTTTATGAAAGAATGAATGCTGCGTTTGATTTGCAAAATTATGCCGATTATTTTATTGCGGAAACCTACTATGTAAACAATGATTGGATTGGCGATTGGTCGAATAACATTAAGTTGTGGCGTCCCAGAGTTGCCGGAGGTAAATGGAAATACATTTTATACGATTTAGATTTTGGAATGGGATTATACAGTTCCTATACAACCGATAAATTAAGTGAATTAATAGCCCCGGTTGACGATAGTTATCAAAGCGATTTATTTAATGCCATGGTGGCCAATCCTACCTTTAAAAATTATTTTATCAACCGTTATGCGGATTTAATTAATACCATTTATTATCCGGCAAACGTTCGTAAAATTGCTTACCAAATGCGCGATTCCATTGCCATGGACATGCCACAACAATTTGCCCGTTGGGGAGGTAGTGATAGCAGTTGGGTTCAAAATATCGCAGGATTAATCAACTTCACAAACAAGAGACCGCAACGTGCATTGAATCACATTGAAGGTAATTTTAATTTAAACGGACAAGTTGTATTAACATTGGATGCACAACCAGCAGGTGCCGGAAGAATTCAAATTAGTACCATTGTTCCCGACTCATTACCTTGGAAAGGAACTTATTTTAATGGTAATCCGGTGAGTATTACCGCCATTCCAAATCCGGGTTATGCCTTCGATCATTGGGGAACAAACAATTCGATCAGTGCAATTGATTCTACGCAAAGCATTCGTATAAATTTTACATCATCCGATTCAGTAATTGCATACTTTACAGGATCTTCAATAATTCCACACATTACTTTTAGTGAAATTAATTACCAATCGTCCGATTCATTGGATGCAGGAGATTGGGTTGAATTTTATAATCCCGATTCGGTGAACATTGATATGAGTGGTTGGAAATTCAGAGATAACGATGATTTGCACACCTTTACATTTCCACTTGGGACAGTCATTAAAGCAAATTCGCACCTTGTTTTGGCTGAAGATTTAGCAAAGTTTGATGCGATTTATGAACCTGACCAAGAACATGATCATCATGGACATAGTGATGAACATCATTCACATCGCACTACACCCAGACATGATTCGTTTGAACTCAATTATAACAGCAATGTAATTGGTCCACTAAGTTTTGGCTTTTCGAATACCGGTGAATTATTGCGTTTGTTTGATTACCACGATTCACTGCATGTTTCAATGACTTTTTCAAAATTGCCACCTTGGCCTATTTTACCTGCGGGGCAAGGTTATACGCTTGAATCGATTAACAACAATCCCGATTTGGAGAATGGCGATAACTGGTTTGCAGGTTGCATCGGAGGTTCACCGGCAACGTTTTATACGCCGGCTATAGCAAACATTTTGGCCGATTCAATTGTGACTATTTGTGAAGGCGATTCAGCACAATTAAATGCTACAGTTGGCAATGCGTTTAAATACCAATGGATAAAAAATGGTCAGGAAATAAACAATGCAAACTCTACCTCAATTACGATTGCTGATTCAGGTGCCTATCAGGTAAGGATAAACCGAATTGGATGTGAATCAATTTCGTCTACAGTAAAAGTCAAGATACTTCCTAAACCAATTGCGCATATTCAATCACCTTCAATTGCAGTGGTGTGCGAAGGAAGTTTATTAAACCTTTCGGCTGATTCGGTTGTTGGTCAGAATTTTTCATGGTACAAGAATGATACTTTGTTCAGCCTAGCAAATGCAGCTAGTATTAGTGTTGCTGATTCGGGATATTATTTTGTTGTGGTAAGTGATAATTCATGTTTTAAGAAATCGCAACAAATTAAAGTAGAAGAACATGTTTTACCACTTGCCGAATTAAGTCAGGATAGTAGCTATAGTTTTTGCAGCGGCAATTTTCAGCTGCTGCATGCTCCATCTGTCAACGGTTACAGCTATCAATGGATGTTGAACGATAGTTTACTAGTTGGTGCCAATGATTCAACTTTTGCGGCTTATGCCGAAGGTGAATATTCTTTTATTACTTCCGCAAATGGCTGTTCTAAAAGTTCTCCAAACATCAACATCGAATTGTATGACTTACCTAAAACCTTTGTAGAGGCAAACGACAGCTTGGCTTTTTGTTATGGTGGAAGTGGATTATTGCAAGCATTTAATGACTCTTCGTATCTGTACCAATGGTTTAAAAACGACACCTTACTAGTAGGCGCGGATTCATCCAGCTTGCATGTAGATGTTGCCGGTAGTTATATGCTAAAAGTACAAAATGCAAACTGTACAGTTTACGATACAGTACAAGTTGTTTTTAACTCAAACCCTACCCCGGTTATTGCAGGCGATTCAAACCTTGTTCTTTGTGCAGGTACATCTTATCAGTTAAAAGTAGCACAAGGTATTAGTTACACGTATCAATGGATGAAAGACAGTACAATACTGGCAGGCGCAACTAATTACAAATACATAGTTTCGGATTCAGGTAAGTATTCAGTAAAAGTTAATCTTGGCGCATGTGAAGGAAAATCGAATACCATACAAGTAACTATTCATGCGCTACCACAAAGTGAAATTTTTGCTTCCGATACCACCAGCTTTTGTGAAAATGAATCGGTGTATTTATTTAGTTTATCCAATCCTGAATATACTTATCAATGGTATAAAAACGGAAGCGCATTAATGGGGCAAAACGATACAGGCTATACTGCAACTCAAAGCGGAAATTATACACTTGTTACTACTGATAGTCTCTGTTTGAAATCTAGCAATGCTATATCAGTTGCCGTGAAGCCGCTTCCCAATAATTCAATTGTTGTTTCAGGTTCAACACATTTGTGCAATGGTGATTCAGTTTTATTAAGTGCTTCCTCAGGAATTAATTACAGCTACCAATGGTATAAAAATGGAGCGGCGCTTGGACTTAACAATGCGCAATTATTGCTTGCCGATTCAGGGATTTATTCCTTACAAGTTGAGTTAAATAATTGCTTCAATTATAGCGACACCTTTAAAATAACACAAAATAGAGCTTTGCAAGCAATCGTACTTTCGGCTGATACTATAAGTATTTGTTCAGGTAGTACCTACATTTTTACTGCTCAAGCACCAACTGGTGTTGCCTATTTATGGTATTTAAATTCGCAAGTTATTCCATTTGCTAGCGATTCAATTTACCAAGCAACAAGCAGCGGAGCATATATGGTTGAAGTAGTAGATGCAACATGCAGTGCTCGTTCATCTCAAAAATTGTTGCAACATTTTGCTCCCATTTTAGTAAGTATTTCTTCCTTTACAGCTGTTTGTGAAAAAGATTCGGCCTTTGAATTAAGTGGTGGAATGCCTGCAGGTGGACAATACAGTGGAAATGGCGTTAATGGCTCAACTTTTTATCCTGATTCAGCCGGTGTTGGAAACAACGTAATATATTACTCTGTGACTGATACTAATCAATGTGTAGCTACAGCGAATTCTATAATTGAAGTTAAAGACCGTGTAAACACACCCCTAATTTCTCAACAATTCAATCAGTTGCAAAGCTCAGCTGCAAGCGGAAATCAATGGTATTTAAACGATACTTTAATCCCTGGTGCAACACAAACTACTTATATACCGCTTCAAAATGGAATGTATAGTGTAATTGTATCAGATGCACAACTATGTAATTCTGATCCGGGCTATTATTCATTCATAAGTTTAGGAAAGGAAGAGTTTAGCAACTCGAATGATTTTTTACTTTATCCTAATCCCGGAAACGGATTGATAACATTGCAACTTCCAAAATTGTATAGCGGAAAATTAACTGTAAGTGTTACAAATGTTTTAGGTGAATTGGTGTTTTTACAAAACGAACAAGTTACAAGTGTACTAAGCAAATCAATTGATTTACGTAGCTTGAACAAAGGTGTATATTTTATTCAAGTAAACACCGGAATTCAAAATGAACCCCAAAAATTCATTGTAAAATAA
- a CDS encoding menaquinone biosynthesis protein, translated as MPQNTLKVSVVSYINSLPFIYGLENYSGSKAYSIEKDIPSVCAQKLLDGSIDVGLVPVAILPLLQEPQLLTKYCIGADGEVGSVLLLSEVPLEEIKTVLLDFHSRTSVQLVQVLFREYWKQAPTWKAAEADFISQIKGTTAAVVIGDRTFELKNKFAYSYDLAQAWKKFTGFPFVFATWVANKKLSDEQLHNFNAAIEHGITNIQEVINQLNHQKIPGLNAAQYLNENIQYNFDDQKKQGLQLFLNYLQTK; from the coding sequence ATGCCACAAAATACACTTAAAGTATCTGTTGTAAGTTATATCAATTCGCTTCCCTTTATTTACGGACTCGAAAATTATTCCGGGTCTAAAGCATATAGCATCGAAAAAGACATTCCTTCGGTATGTGCACAAAAATTACTCGATGGCAGTATTGACGTGGGATTGGTGCCAGTTGCCATATTACCACTATTACAAGAACCCCAATTGCTTACAAAGTATTGCATTGGCGCCGATGGTGAAGTAGGATCTGTTTTATTGTTGAGCGAGGTTCCTTTGGAGGAAATAAAAACTGTGTTGCTCGATTTTCATTCACGTACTTCAGTGCAGTTGGTGCAAGTTTTATTTCGAGAATATTGGAAACAGGCTCCTACGTGGAAAGCAGCAGAAGCTGATTTTATTTCTCAAATTAAAGGAACAACTGCAGCTGTAGTTATTGGTGACCGTACTTTTGAATTAAAAAACAAGTTCGCTTACTCCTACGATTTAGCGCAAGCTTGGAAAAAATTCACAGGATTCCCCTTTGTCTTTGCTACTTGGGTAGCCAATAAAAAGTTGAGTGACGAGCAACTTCACAATTTCAATGCTGCAATTGAACACGGAATAACCAATATTCAGGAAGTGATCAATCAATTGAACCATCAAAAAATTCCAGGATTGAATGCAGCACAATACCTGAATGAAAATATACAGTATAACTTTGATGATCAAAAAAAACAAGGTTTACAACTGTTCTTAAACTACCTTCAAACTAAATAA
- a CDS encoding tetratricopeptide repeat protein, with protein sequence MKTIRAVFVFCLVALFPATQLLAQDDKTEQLAMQYYSQGEFEKALALYEKLFNRNPDELNYYQHYLDCLLSTKDFKTAEKLAKKQVRRNPQELQYRVDVGRVFKTADEPDKAKKEFEGVITAMSPDQNQVINVARYFIDLGENDWAMKTYLRGRKLVGEVYGFNFELAELYNQKGDFESMIKEYLDVLDINNGYLQSVQNALQTSIGDDEGGKKNKLLKTQLLKKIQTSPANVTFSEMLIWQYIQEKDFESAFFQSKALEKRQQLQGAKILPLASLAAANKDYDIAIKCYQYIIDLGKNSQHYHTARMEMVNVLNTKITTNPAFTKGDLMKLKSTYISTIGELGKSPTTLSLIKGLAHLEAFYLDGADTAIDILNEAIEMPRADAKSIAECKLELADILLFTGEIWETTLLYSQVEKSFKEEPIGQDAKFRNARLSYYHGDFEWSRAQLDVLKSATSKLIANDALDLSLLISDNTVDSNYIPLQLFARADLLLLQNKDSLSLLTLDSISKEYPTHSLDDEILYKKYQIAFKKTNFEKAVTYLELIREKYSSDILGDDASYKLAELYHYQFKNLEKAKEYYQEVLTNYPGSLFVSEARKRFRKLRGDAVVN encoded by the coding sequence ATGAAAACTATACGTGCTGTATTTGTATTTTGTTTGGTAGCATTATTCCCGGCTACACAACTCTTGGCGCAAGACGATAAAACCGAGCAATTGGCCATGCAATATTACAGTCAGGGCGAATTTGAAAAAGCGCTTGCGCTGTATGAAAAATTGTTTAACCGAAATCCCGACGAGCTAAATTACTACCAGCATTATCTCGATTGTTTGCTCAGTACCAAAGATTTTAAAACTGCCGAAAAACTTGCTAAAAAACAGGTGCGTCGCAACCCGCAGGAACTGCAATACCGTGTTGATGTAGGCCGTGTGTTTAAAACAGCCGATGAACCCGATAAAGCAAAAAAAGAATTCGAAGGAGTGATAACTGCGATGTCGCCCGATCAAAATCAAGTAATTAATGTTGCACGCTATTTTATTGATTTAGGCGAAAACGACTGGGCAATGAAAACCTATTTACGTGGTCGAAAACTGGTTGGTGAAGTGTATGGTTTTAATTTTGAACTGGCTGAACTTTACAATCAAAAAGGCGATTTTGAAAGTATGATTAAAGAGTATCTGGATGTGCTGGATATAAATAACGGGTATTTACAAAGTGTACAAAACGCTTTGCAAACTTCAATTGGAGATGATGAAGGTGGCAAGAAAAATAAATTGCTCAAAACTCAACTCTTAAAAAAAATCCAAACAAGTCCCGCGAATGTTACCTTTTCAGAGATGCTGATATGGCAATACATTCAGGAAAAAGATTTTGAATCGGCATTTTTTCAAAGCAAAGCGCTCGAAAAACGACAACAATTGCAGGGGGCTAAAATACTGCCACTTGCGAGTTTAGCAGCAGCTAATAAAGATTACGATATTGCTATAAAATGTTATCAATACATCATTGATTTAGGAAAAAACAGCCAACATTATCATACTGCCCGAATGGAAATGGTGAACGTGTTGAATACAAAAATTACTACCAATCCTGCTTTCACTAAGGGTGATTTGATGAAACTGAAAAGTACTTATATTTCAACTATTGGCGAGTTGGGAAAATCGCCCACTACCTTGTCCTTAATTAAAGGCCTGGCGCATTTGGAAGCATTTTATTTAGATGGGGCAGATACCGCAATAGATATTTTAAACGAAGCTATTGAAATGCCGAGAGCCGATGCTAAAAGCATAGCCGAATGCAAATTAGAACTCGCCGATATTTTATTGTTTACCGGAGAAATATGGGAAACAACCCTGCTGTATTCTCAAGTAGAAAAATCCTTTAAAGAAGAACCTATTGGGCAAGATGCGAAATTCAGAAACGCCCGCCTCTCCTACTACCACGGCGATTTTGAGTGGAGCCGCGCCCAACTCGATGTATTAAAATCGGCTACCTCCAAACTAATAGCCAACGATGCATTAGACCTGTCGTTACTTATAAGCGACAATACGGTTGATTCGAATTATATTCCTTTACAATTGTTTGCACGAGCCGATTTATTGTTGCTTCAAAACAAAGACAGCTTATCGTTGTTAACTTTAGATAGCATCAGCAAAGAATATCCAACCCATTCGCTCGACGATGAAATTTTGTATAAGAAATATCAAATCGCTTTTAAGAAAACGAATTTCGAAAAAGCTGTAACTTATTTAGAATTGATTCGCGAAAAGTATTCGAGCGATATATTAGGAGATGATGCTAGTTATAAACTGGCTGAGTTATACCATTATCAATTTAAAAATTTAGAAAAAGCAAAGGAATACTACCAAGAAGTTTTAACGAATTATCCGGGAAGTTTATTCGTTTCCGAAGCACGTAAACGTTTTAGAAAACTGCGTGGTGATGCTGTAGTAAATTAA